A genomic stretch from Balaenoptera musculus isolate JJ_BM4_2016_0621 chromosome 9, mBalMus1.pri.v3, whole genome shotgun sequence includes:
- the LOC118901222 gene encoding coiled-coil domain-containing protein 201-like isoform X2: MDPGAQVPGLSSSEDESLSPVTRRTSLTRVLKHSTPEGAAPSWHSELLGDVSSRQEGGSAGGSPLPVRSPWDLPSSPGGLSPKVPLRKRRLSTIRASEVPSGQLGSNSDPFAFEEDPPVPASVTRRRQQQQQGRSPRARRSPPNLGLPGIPNAAKRRPRDLKRLAAATERLRQWEIHLLQNIEEATQHELTIEDD, translated from the exons GTTCCTGGGTTGAGCTCCTCTGAGGATGAGAGCCTTTCTCCCGTGACCAGACGGACGTCCCTGACAAGGGTCCTAAAGCACAGCACCCCAGAGGGAGCTGCCCCCAGCTGGCACTCAGAGCTACTGGGCGATGTCTCCTCACGCCAGGAAGGGGGCTCTGCAGGCGGGTCCCCACTGCCTGTGCGCTCCCCCTGGGACCTCCCTTCGTCCCCGGGAGGGCTCAGCCCCAAGGTCCCCCTCAGAAAGAGGCGGCTTTCCACCATCCGGGCCTCTGAGGTGCCCAGTGGGCAGCTAGGATCCAACTCGGACCCCTTTGCTTTTGAGGAAGATCCGCCCGTGCCAGCCTCGGTCACCCGGCGgcgacagcagcagcagcagggcagGTCCCCCCGAGCAAGGAGATCGCCACCAAACTTGGGATTGCCCGGGATCCCAAACGCAGCCAAGAGGAGGCCACGGGACCTGAAGAGGCTAGCTGCTGCG ACAGAGCGACTGAGGCAGTGGGAGATCCACCTGCTTCAGAACATCGAGGAGGCCACCCAGCACGAACTCACCATCGAAGACGACTGA
- the LOC118901222 gene encoding coiled-coil domain-containing protein 201-like isoform X1 produces MDPGAQVPGLSSSEDESLSPVTRRTSLTRVLKHSTPEGAAPSWHSELLGDVSSRQEGGSAGGSPLPVRSPWDLPSSPGGLSPKVPLRKRRLSTIRASEVPSGQLGSNSDPFAFEEDPPVPASVTRRRQQQQQGRSPRARRSPPNLGLPGIPNAAKRRPRDLKRLAAAVGPDPDPSPGALGPCPRPPGKQPGDNRESKRCPFLTDGPLAWAS; encoded by the coding sequence GTTCCTGGGTTGAGCTCCTCTGAGGATGAGAGCCTTTCTCCCGTGACCAGACGGACGTCCCTGACAAGGGTCCTAAAGCACAGCACCCCAGAGGGAGCTGCCCCCAGCTGGCACTCAGAGCTACTGGGCGATGTCTCCTCACGCCAGGAAGGGGGCTCTGCAGGCGGGTCCCCACTGCCTGTGCGCTCCCCCTGGGACCTCCCTTCGTCCCCGGGAGGGCTCAGCCCCAAGGTCCCCCTCAGAAAGAGGCGGCTTTCCACCATCCGGGCCTCTGAGGTGCCCAGTGGGCAGCTAGGATCCAACTCGGACCCCTTTGCTTTTGAGGAAGATCCGCCCGTGCCAGCCTCGGTCACCCGGCGgcgacagcagcagcagcagggcagGTCCCCCCGAGCAAGGAGATCGCCACCAAACTTGGGATTGCCCGGGATCCCAAACGCAGCCAAGAGGAGGCCACGGGACCTGAAGAGGCTAGCTGCTGCGGTAGGACCTGACCCCGACCCATCCCCTGGAGCTCTGGGTCCCTGCCCAAGGCCCCCTGGGAAGCAGCCTGGTGACAACCGAGAGAGCAAACGCTGCCCGTTCCTCACTGATGGGCCCCTGGCCTGGGCATCATGA